A genomic region of Candidatus Bathyarchaeia archaeon contains the following coding sequences:
- the rsmH gene encoding 16S rRNA (cytosine(1402)-N(4))-methyltransferase RsmH, whose translation MHLPVMKDEVISFLDPKPCEDFVDCTVGMGGHALAVLERTGPSGRVLGIDVDPTILERLKCKVDGTDYGERLVLVCDNFANLGRIVEKYAFKYVSGVLFDLGLSSWHLEESGRGFSFLRNEPLDMRYSPKNSLTAETIVNFWSFKDIWRILRVYGQERFSRKIAEEIVRSRPLKTTVDLVMAVERATPSWYHRGRIHFATRTFQALRIAVNNELENLEKALPQALDVLGEGGRLVVISFHSLEDRIVKNFLREKAKKGVVKILTKKPVRPSKEEVAENPRARSARLRAALKL comes from the coding sequence TTGCACTTGCCTGTTATGAAGGATGAGGTTATCAGTTTTCTTGATCCAAAGCCATGTGAGGATTTTGTTGACTGTACTGTGGGGATGGGTGGTCATGCTTTGGCGGTTTTGGAGCGGACTGGGCCTTCTGGCAGGGTTTTGGGGATAGATGTCGACCCCACAATTTTGGAGAGGCTTAAGTGTAAAGTTGATGGTACGGATTATGGGGAGCGTTTGGTTCTAGTGTGTGATAACTTTGCTAACTTGGGTAGAATAGTTGAGAAATATGCCTTTAAGTATGTTTCTGGGGTTTTGTTTGATTTGGGGTTGTCAAGCTGGCACTTAGAGGAAAGCGGTCGGGGGTTTTCTTTCCTCAGAAATGAGCCGCTTGATATGCGGTACAGCCCAAAAAATTCATTGACCGCCGAAACTATAGTAAACTTTTGGAGTTTTAAAGACATTTGGAGGATTTTGAGAGTTTACGGGCAGGAAAGGTTTTCGAGAAAAATTGCTGAAGAAATTGTGCGGTCCAGACCTCTGAAAACCACTGTGGATTTGGTTATGGCTGTCGAGAGAGCAACGCCATCATGGTATCATAGGGGGAGAATCCATTTTGCAACTAGGACTTTTCAGGCTTTGAGGATAGCCGTAAACAACGAGTTGGAGAATTTGGAGAAAGCTTTGCCTCAAGCTTTGGACGTATTGGGTGAGGGGGGTAGGCTTGTGGTTATCTCTTTCCATTCCTTGGAGGACCGCATTGTAAAAAATTTTCTGAGGGAGAAAGCCAAAAAGGGTGTTGTTAAGATTTTGACGAAAAAGCCTGTTAGACCTTCTAAGGAGGAGGTTGCGGAAAATCCCAGGGCCAGGTCTGCTAGGCTTAGAGCTGCATTGAAACTTTAA
- a CDS encoding DUF131 domain-containing protein yields the protein MVSEKEETEWIRRFMMLFFIGFFIILAGVIITVAAALLFGEGTASIGGFILIGPFPIVFGAGPKATWLALFAIILGILSLILFLVLWRRKS from the coding sequence ATGGTATCTGAAAAAGAAGAAACCGAATGGATTAGACGCTTCATGATGCTGTTTTTCATAGGCTTCTTTATAATTTTAGCGGGCGTCATAATAACGGTGGCCGCTGCACTGTTATTTGGTGAAGGTACCGCAAGCATTGGAGGCTTCATTCTTATAGGACCTTTTCCCATAGTTTTTGGCGCTGGTCCAAAAGCCACATGGCTTGCCCTATTTGCCATAATTCTCGGAATTTTAAGCCTTATACTGTTCCTTGTATTGTGGCGGCGAAAAAGTTAA
- a CDS encoding NosD domain-containing protein, whose translation MCLYVTAVLKSDKMLTNASSTILIVPDDFDSIQDAINNASQGDIIYVCSGTYPENVLINKSITLIGENRENTIIDGGGVGNVISIQASNVNISGFTIRNSDPRAGCGIYADRVKNIVISNSKVESNNIGIQITFSSQNQICGNTISKNYFGVQLIYSSGNTICRNDFKDNFDGIDIYYYSFNNTIYENTFSSNDWGIYIWNSDNNVFYHNNFINNNYNVYAEQTTNTWSVDGEGNYWDNYNGKDLNKDGIGDFPYNITEGNIDHYPLMGMFHKFIALFSGNINYVVIISNSTILDFTFKMMAEMKARVILFNASGDGGSASFSRVVIPKALMKSIHAVLVNEEEVNATLLNVEDMDHFYLYIGHSSGCSIKIVYSELLDWYHQLLEKYHVLNESYSELLNRYRGLNESYSVLLDGYSRLLSDYSELLELSASFQEFNASINALIEKLNTLNATLDNILRDYSELQNEFNVIDSLYQAQTQNFRGLMYIFAATTAIFILTTIYFSKKAHEKVSESKKHAS comes from the coding sequence TTGTGCCTATACGTAACTGCAGTCCTCAAAAGCGACAAAATGCTCACAAATGCCAGCTCAACAATTTTAATTGTCCCCGACGATTTTGACAGTATTCAAGACGCCATTAATAATGCAAGTCAAGGAGACATAATCTACGTATGTTCAGGAACATACCCAGAAAATGTTCTTATCAATAAAAGTATTACATTAATAGGAGAAAACCGAGAAAACACAATTATAGATGGAGGCGGCGTAGGAAACGTAATTTCAATACAAGCTTCAAACGTTAACATCAGCGGTTTTACCATACGGAACAGTGATCCCCGTGCAGGTTGCGGGATATATGCGGACCGCGTTAAAAACATCGTGATAAGCAACAGTAAAGTAGAAAGCAATAACATAGGGATTCAAATAACATTTTCAAGTCAGAATCAAATATGTGGAAATACGATATCAAAAAACTATTTTGGCGTTCAACTTATTTATTCAAGCGGCAACACAATATGTAGAAATGATTTTAAGGACAATTTTGATGGAATCGACATTTATTACTATTCTTTCAACAACACGATTTATGAAAATACATTCTCCAGTAATGATTGGGGCATATATATCTGGAATAGTGACAACAACGTTTTTTACCACAACAATTTCATCAATAACAATTACAACGTTTATGCTGAGCAGACAACTAATACGTGGAGCGTCGATGGTGAGGGCAATTATTGGGATAACTATAATGGGAAAGATTTAAACAAAGACGGTATAGGCGATTTTCCCTATAACATTACCGAAGGAAACATCGATCATTATCCTTTGATGGGAATGTTTCACAAATTTATTGCGCTTTTTAGCGGAAACATTAATTATGTCGTTATAATATCTAATTCAACGATTCTTGATTTTACATTTAAAATGATGGCTGAAATGAAAGCTAGAGTTATACTTTTTAATGCTAGCGGTGACGGTGGTTCTGCAAGTTTTAGTAGGGTTGTCATTCCTAAAGCATTAATGAAAAGCATACATGCAGTGCTTGTTAATGAGGAAGAGGTTAATGCAACTTTGCTTAATGTTGAAGATATGGATCATTTCTACTTGTATATTGGGCATTCTAGTGGCTGTTCTATCAAAATAGTGTATTCGGAACTCCTAGACTGGTATCATCAGTTGCTTGAGAAGTATCATGTCTTGAATGAGTCCTATTCGGAGTTGCTTAATAGGTATCGCGGTTTGAACGAATCATACTCCGTGCTTTTGGACGGATATAGTCGGCTGCTTTCTGATTATTCGGAGCTTTTGGAACTAAGTGCAAGCTTCCAAGAATTTAATGCAAGCATTAATGCGCTTATTGAAAAGCTTAACACGTTGAATGCGACGCTTGATAATATTTTAAGAGATTACAGTGAACTTCAAAATGAATTCAATGTTATAGACTCATTGTATCAGGCTCAAACGCAAAATTTCAGAGGTTTGATGTATATCTTCGCTGCAACAACAGCCATTTTCATCTTAACAACTATTTACTTCTCAAAGAAGGCGCATGAAAAAGTTTCTGAATCAAAAAAGCATGCATCATGA
- a CDS encoding nucleoside 2-deoxyribosyltransferase produces the protein MKRKAFISGPIQGMETKQSYRETIRRICIRCGYEPVDPWQREKIIYKGTEHGWWEKVPAADFIRRDLEDIEKCDILIAYMPKLSAGTCMELFYAKKNGKKTICICKIKNPSPWITTHSDIILKEIKQLERALKAINLNNTTLKA, from the coding sequence ATGAAAAGAAAAGCCTTCATCTCCGGACCAATCCAAGGCATGGAGACAAAGCAATCCTACAGAGAGACGATAAGACGCATCTGCATTCGCTGCGGATACGAGCCAGTCGATCCATGGCAACGCGAAAAAATAATCTACAAAGGCACAGAACACGGCTGGTGGGAGAAAGTTCCAGCAGCAGACTTCATAAGAAGGGATTTAGAAGACATAGAAAAATGCGACATTTTAATCGCTTATATGCCTAAGCTTTCCGCTGGGACATGCATGGAACTCTTCTACGCAAAAAAGAATGGGAAGAAAACCATATGCATATGCAAAATCAAGAACCCAAGCCCATGGATAACAACCCACTCAGACATAATCCTCAAAGAAATTAAACAACTTGAGCGAGCATTAAAAGCCATAAACCTCAATAACACAACCTTAAAGGCTTAA
- a CDS encoding DUF131 domain-containing protein encodes MALALSGETLYELGITIIFIGVMIVLAAFVLFFLLSIKSGRVRGGGALIIGPFPIVFGSDRESVKTILWLSIMLTALLFVIFIVLYLLGR; translated from the coding sequence ATGGCTTTGGCACTGAGTGGGGAAACGCTTTACGAGTTGGGTATAACTATAATTTTCATAGGCGTCATGATAGTTCTTGCAGCTTTTGTTCTGTTCTTTCTCTTAAGCATAAAAAGTGGAAGAGTACGGGGCGGCGGAGCATTAATCATTGGGCCTTTTCCAATAGTTTTTGGCAGCGATAGGGAATCCGTCAAGACTATTTTGTGGCTTTCGATAATGCTTACAGCGCTTCTCTTCGTTATCTTCATCGTACTTTATTTGTTGGGTAGGTGA
- a CDS encoding DUF401 family protein — protein sequence MRSLGLLEPLIAVVISFCFLGVLLYKRVNLGITLNATAFLLALLTLDLWNIPNVAYETIDPLKGEGILAISVILATFGIMWLSQLYKETGEIAKLSESLSRLIKNPKIVLSVLPAVIGFLPVAGGALMSAPIVDSEAEKLKLKPEKKAYVNLWFRHTIFPVYPLSQVLIVTAGLTGVALFSIILLQIPTVIVMVVVGFLLGFWKVQSAKSEGNFEMAKNNASLEFKRFLASFFPILATIVVAVFIDALSYGLSRLGFDVLIATFAGLVVLAVISRLNRKILVKPLKEWGIYGVTLAVYGAFLLRNVMVASGVSEIFKQFVANADATLPLTVIPATLGFLTGSPLGAIAISAPILKGVLIFSPKTAALLYISAYLGYTISPTHLCFTFTADYFKSPLSKVYRYVIPSFMVTFATALLVYFLPFSI from the coding sequence ATGCGTAGTTTGGGACTGCTTGAACCTCTAATTGCTGTGGTGATTTCCTTCTGTTTTCTCGGAGTTCTGCTTTATAAACGTGTTAATTTGGGGATAACCTTAAACGCAACAGCTTTTCTTTTGGCTTTGCTTACGCTTGATTTGTGGAACATTCCGAATGTAGCCTATGAAACCATTGACCCTTTGAAGGGTGAGGGAATTCTTGCGATTTCGGTTATCCTCGCAACGTTTGGCATAATGTGGTTAAGCCAGCTTTATAAGGAGACGGGAGAAATCGCAAAATTAAGCGAGAGTCTAAGCCGGCTTATTAAAAATCCGAAGATTGTTTTAAGCGTGCTCCCGGCTGTGATAGGTTTCCTTCCAGTGGCTGGTGGGGCGCTGATGTCTGCTCCCATAGTGGATTCTGAGGCTGAAAAGCTGAAATTGAAGCCTGAGAAGAAGGCTTATGTGAATTTGTGGTTTAGGCACACTATTTTTCCGGTTTATCCGTTGAGTCAAGTGCTCATAGTGACGGCTGGCTTGACAGGAGTAGCCTTATTCTCAATTATTTTGCTTCAAATTCCAACGGTTATAGTGATGGTTGTTGTTGGCTTTTTGTTGGGCTTCTGGAAGGTTCAAAGTGCAAAAAGCGAAGGAAATTTTGAAATGGCAAAAAATAATGCCAGTTTAGAGTTTAAACGGTTCCTTGCATCTTTCTTTCCTATATTAGCGACCATTGTTGTGGCTGTTTTTATAGATGCGTTGAGTTACGGCTTGTCTAGGCTGGGTTTTGATGTTTTAATAGCGACTTTTGCTGGTTTGGTGGTTTTAGCTGTAATTTCTCGGCTGAACCGCAAAATTCTGGTGAAGCCACTTAAGGAATGGGGGATTTACGGGGTTACCCTTGCTGTTTATGGAGCCTTTCTACTTCGAAATGTAATGGTTGCCTCCGGAGTTTCGGAGATTTTCAAGCAGTTTGTTGCCAATGCAGATGCCACTTTGCCGTTGACAGTTATACCTGCAACTTTAGGTTTTCTAACTGGCTCTCCGCTTGGGGCAATAGCCATAAGCGCGCCCATTTTGAAAGGGGTTCTAATTTTTTCGCCAAAAACCGCTGCGCTTTTGTACATCAGCGCCTATCTTGGATATACCATTTCGCCCACACACCTTTGTTTCACCTTCACCGCTGACTATTTCAAAAGCCCTCTTAGCAAGGTCTATAGGTATGTGATTCCTTCATTCATGGTTACTTTTGCAACAGCCTTGCTGGTTTATTTTCTGCCCTTCTCCATTTAA